From Perca flavescens isolate YP-PL-M2 chromosome 19, PFLA_1.0, whole genome shotgun sequence:
CTCAAAGGTTGAGGGTGTGAAGGCTATCCTGTCCCCGTACGGACCGAGGTACAgaggtggactggtagctggagaaatgttgccaaggtgctctttagcaaggcaccgaaccccccaACCCTCAACCCCTCAGGGCACCTGATTAGCAGTCGCAGCCCACTCACTATAATTTTAGCCTTCAACCCAGAAACTTGTAATATAATGCTAGGCTCTGCTGATTTCCTCGATGATCTGGCCTGTAATATTCAATTTGGGTTGGAGAAGTTGTTTCAGCTGCAATAATTCTTAATAGAAGATAAATGCTCAGACGCCTGTGTAGTGCTGGATGAGGCATGAGCCACTCCATTAACTTAAAATCCCAGGCTTGCCCCGAGCTGACTTCCCATTAATGCAGAAGGCGGTGCTGGGAAAAAATCCTATATCAATTATTCCTCTGTAGTCCCTTCTGATTTAAGTCCTCGCTTGCCATCTAAACTCATTTGCAGTTTATTAGTCACTATCTGAATGATGTGAGACAATTAACACTTTCGTCAAAGCATTTTCTTTGACGTATCATGTTGGAAATAATCTTggatttaaaggtgctgtaggtaggattgtgaagatccagtccctcccccctttctgctaaatcccaaaacggtctcccaagcccctccccccacaagggagaatgaatgcgtgtgcagtgattgacacacagttagacaccagTTACCTGCTTCAtatagttctactcgaacatagggtcagtttcagcaaatatgacaaagttagttttataagtcttacttactgcacctttaatggaGAGCACACATAAGTCAACAGTTGATAAAGCGTTAACAAGGAAACTAATACCATGATTGGGtacaaaacaatgttttaaCAAACATTAAGTTTCAAGCTAATTTCGCTTGGCTGACATCTACAAAACTAATTGTGAGGGCTCGTGTTTTTCTTCAGTACTCACCCTTTTCGTTTCTTGGACTCGCTGTCCTCCTGCTGACAAAAAGTGGCACACCAAAGCCAAATCGCTGGGCCTGCAGGTGCTGAAACAAATCCAGTGATCAAACTGCAAACACTGTGTGCCAGCCCCAGTTCCACTTAGTCAGCTGTGGCAGGATGAgacttctctctctgtgtgggtgACGGAGAGAAAGAGGCCCCGCAGAAACAACAGTGGGAAGCCCATAAACACTGTTCAAACAGTTTTTGCAGAGATAACATCTCTGATGGAGGCTTACTTATACAGGCTCATAACTGATTTTTGGAAGGTGAGTCATCAAAATTCCCCTAGTGCAACCTACCCTTCCTCAAGTGTTCAAGTGCTTGGAGCACCATTGCCTTCACTCACAGACATCTACAATGGTAGACTGTTTCAGTctaaatttcactttatgaggtattttaacattaatatgcgttcccccagcctgcctatggtcccccagtggctagaaatggtgataggtgtaaaccgagccctgggtatcctgctctgcctttgagaaaatgaaagctcagatgggccgatctgaaaTCTCCTCCttaggtcataaggagcaaggttacttcccctttctctgctttgcccacccgtgagagagagacatcatggctttcaaacgagcaaagtggcagttggtcaaggccacacccccccacccccaccccacccccacccttctcctcttcaatagctacagacacagaaatggcacatactaaggaaagctcattgtgggactggctctagtggctgtaattctgcaccaaggctgaatttagataaagagacttcaggtacagtattaggggaccactaaggcctatatccaaagagcaccatgtcatgggacctttaatataacTTCAGTGTTTGTATCAGTATTTATATCTTcatgttaatgttttaattatCTCTTAGAAGTTCATTTTGAGGCTTCTATTTTCTTTGCTTAATGACTGATCTAGTTACCTCAAATCTCCTAATCATTTGTAGTACTATTACTGAATTTATACTACTATTTTCAGTTTTCCTCAGTTGGGGTTACCTAAACTGCCCGCAGTGGTTATGAATGAACTTTGACTTCATGCTACTCTTTTAAGCCCCTTTGTCCTTGGGGGAGAGGTCTGAGAATGGTTAGCAGCCCTAAACTCTCAAGAGTTTAAGTCTCTAACATGGTTCTTTCTATGACACAATAGaaaactgttttggttcactctcactgctctcatcgCATCACCTCATGCAGCTTTTGAGACGAGGAATGGTAGAAGATAAAAGATGCAATCCATTGGCAGTTTCAGTGCAAAAATATTCGAAAtccgtaaacacacacacattggctaTTGCACGTATTGCAAGGCATGAGGATGTTGTATTTAATCAGCATAtgcctataaataaaatgttggttCCTGCAGTGGGCTTTGAATTTGTGTtgatttgttgtttatttagcACCTATACATTTAACACATGAAACCGTTGCCTTATGAAATCATACTGCAAATGTAAATTACATCTTGTTTTTCTGTGCCCTCTCACACCCTGCACAAGTAATTATCACCAAATTCACACTGTGCCCTAAGGCTTTAAGTTCCGGGCTATAATTATAATTGTGAATTTGATTTGACAAAAAGGCCTTGCCGCAATGTTGGACACCGTTAACAGGGGATAATTACTCATTATATATGATTGTATTGCAGCGGTAGCTTGTTTTGCAGCTTTTGGAGTAAATCTGTATTTCTTATATTCTGATAAATGCTGTTTagagtatgatttttttttttttatagttcttttATGCATTGATGATTGTGATCAAATCCTTATAACTGTTCCAATAAATTATTCTAGTCTAGTCTGCAAACTACAAATGTGACTGTTTGGTTCTGCAGTTACATTTATGGTTCCTAAAGTTTTACATTGTTAACATTGTATAATTTTTTCTGTGTTGCAGCTGTTCTGCTCTCAGAATATAATCTCTTGAACAACCACTACTATTGAATTTGTGAGAATGTGCATAATAGTTGGGTTGTGATGCAGAAGAGTCAACCTCAGCCATGCTATTTGCCTTCATGTCTTCCCCAAGGCTGGATGAGCTTACTGaagcaaacaaaacaataaaagtgACTTATGGGGTGTTTAGGGTCCTCCTGTTCTTCTGTACCTCAGTGTTGTTCCCTATGAACACAAGATAATAAAAACAGTGCAGCCTAAATGAAGAGATAAATAACCTTGTGTTGGGTAGTTGCAGTGTTTAAGTCAATGAAACGCTTCTATAAAACTGTTAATTTGAAGattgcacttttctgcattGCATTACTTGCatttttcatgtcactttctaatGATTCAATATTACATTTCGGAGGGAATTATTGCACCGTTTAATCGAATGAAgcattgttatatatatatatttagctacccaacagtatataaaatagttcaaatgagCTCCCCCTCACCCAGCTACAAGAGTAAAATGCTACTTAAACATTAATGCATCAGCAGAGGTGATTAAATAATCTAACGTATAACCAAAGTCACATGggccatttttctgcatttaatactttaacttgtgatactttaagtacattttactcCGTCCTGCTGCTCTAACACAAAATTTGTATCACTCCTCCCATTaaaatagtccccaaaaaaTGCACGATTTACTGCCTTCCCAGTCTGTTTGACAAATACCTACAAGGTGGAATACCTAGTAAAATTTGTATCTATTATTTGACACGTACTGAACCATGTGTTTGCTTGCTTTCTATTTGTTGTATGTAATGAAAATAGTGCCTTGTAAACCTACGAGGCTTTATATTTgatatgtaaaaaatatatactgtaaaccTATTCATTCATAGTCTAGtaacaattatataaaaaaactatAGTGCCTAGCTGTTTCAGTAATTGAATCCGCTTTTTCTAAAAATGACACTATAAATGTGTGACCTGTTTTTAAAGATGTTATTGTGTCTTCAGCTCTGCAGGAACAAACAGACTTGGGAGGGGTAGGGACGGACAGACTAACATGTTGGTTTTGGTCAGTTCATGGGTTTggttgaaaacaacaaaaatatagaatatcactaGCCTTATCGTTTAAAATGATGATTGAAATTGAAGAAACATGACTGTGATCTTCACACTGGAATCATTTGCACATTTTCCCACTTTTTTCCAGTCAAGCTTTCTGTACAATAAATAGCACTTTGTGATGAACACAATACATTAATTGCACTACATATATGCAGAAAACAGATACAGAAAACCGGGGATGTGACTCAAATACAAAAGTaaaattgaaaagaaaatctGAGCAGGTGTTCTGTTTCTAGCTGAGTTAATCACACTTTCTCGTATCCGTGCCGTTTGGCAGGACAGCCAGTGAGCTCAGCTGTGAGTGAACAGCGACTGAGGTGCTCTCCATCATTATGTGTGACAGCTACACTGTGATGTATGATTGTCTAAAGTCAACAGATGGCATAATTCATCACACACTGAAATTTAGATTCAGCTAGCCTAGGCGTCATAATGCTTTAATGCTGGTTCAGCAAACTTGAGCGCATTACATCAAATACTAATCAAATGTTAAATAACATTAAGCATCATAAAAGACtgcattattattttcaaaatgtatgactctttttttttttttttttttttttttttgttattatagtCTAAAATGGTTTTCATCAGTTTATGATTAACTACCTACACACCCTTCTTCACACAGAAGATGCTTTGTagattatttataatattaaaataatatttttattatcttgAAAACATCTCCTGATCAAGTTTGTCCTCTACTTTTACAGCTGCATAGATTCtcaaggccctgacacaccaaccagccGACCATCGGCCTAGTTTGTGCGGTGTGTCCTGCAGCGTCGCCTCAACATTTTTTCGGACAATTCAATCTGATGCATCTGCGTCGTCGGCGATCGGTCGAACTTCCAAttcatctgattggctgttcagctTGAAAACTAGAGTGAGGAAAACAAACGACTGTAAGGGCCACACACAAGGCTgctttcatttttcatctcatctgatCAATCCAATACACATAAGAGCTGTCAAAACTGGTCAAAAATTATGTTTGAATGTTCCTTCACACAGTTTCGAACTATTGGACTAACTATTTTTGTACATTATGTCCATAAGATGGCAAACGTACAATATATAGCCTACTACATAACTACTTGTGTAGGCATATTTATTCCAACTataacatgtcttttaaaagatctctacatacctacacattacaaaataaactaacattaaTAATAACCTATACCATgatatttaaaggaatacgccatcgtttgttgaaatatggttattcaccgtctcctctatatttatataggtgggcaaacgcatttttgtctcagtgcatgcattgtcttagtccgccACTAGTTTAGCTTAgtgtaatgaatggaatcctttgttgccgttagcatgtcgtgagtaaaagtgacctaacaacaacaaaaacaaaacctaattacttcttcttgtggcctgcatattcacaacaagtaaaaatagcaatgcagatcaaagaccggactaagacaatgcatgcactgagacaaaaacgCGTTTGTCCACCtttataaatatagaggagacggtgaataaccctatttcaacaaacggtggcgtattcctttaatatAAAGACCAAatagacctctctctctctctgcaccctCAACGCTAAACAATTAGCCCCCAAGCTAGCTTATTAACCGGCTGGCCAGCctctaaattagtaaaatgtaacaacttaatgtttaatTCACATGCTCTTGTCACATtgtaggaaagcacattgctatcgccagatAAGTGACAGTTTTGTTTGGCTAATTTTCTGTAACCAgggtatgatgaaggcatgttgggtgggtgaaattagcaAACTAAGATTAGCTAACGAGCCAGCAGACGGCCATTTGGTCTTTGCCGAGAGAACAGATGACAGCCTGGGAGAGGGACAGTCTGGTTAGCCATCTCCTAATGTCTGCTGTTTTCCTGGCGGGGAGTGAAGCAGAGGGACCATAGGCTCTGTTCGGTTCTGCCGCTGCTAGAGCAAACACTGTTAGTTATGGGTATTAGAGCAGCGTTATCCGGTTTGCCTTGTTGAATGACGAATAGATTTCCGCCACctgctagcctagaaatctagacgcaccctagcggcagcaaatgtaatttgcagccagggggtctagcaactctctgttgacttgcgagctggaaaagccaaactctggccgggccaatcacattgtgtatagagttggtgggcgggcttatcgctgctgctgctgggaacagcggcctttcgaatcggctttggccgcgactctggaagacttggagttaagcttttctttgagaaaagaacaaagaacgccACTGAAGTCATtcaaaaggaagatgtgtttggagttttgccgaccggatacagcaaaagttgaatctatcaactagctctgctaccttcttcgttgctctgcctggttgtagcgctaacctattacgtgcagagggaattagaacgacaaccgtttatccagcccctcagattgagccctgtcaatggtggcttgtcaggctagccgCCTGCTGGTATGGAGAGTTATTTCCTCTCACGCAGGCGCAGAACGTAGTGTGCATTTGTGCTTTGACTGTCCTCCCCTGAAAATGCCACCATGAATTGTTTGTTCATAGAGCAATTACAAtgcatatttatgtttaatagTGGCGCCACACACGTGTAGGGGGCAAAGCAAGAAGTAGCTAAGGTGACAAATTAAGAGCCATAAGAGAGCCCAATTCTGTGTAAGGATGCAGGTTGGTGGGGTGAATAgattcaaacaaacacaggactttcacccaagtgACCAGGGTTTATGTcctgttatgtttttttcttactttactTAACAAACAGAACTAAGTCACATTCTGTGTCATGTGCGTTACTGGAAGtgaagtaatgtaatgtaagtaatgaagattttaacccaaaccataatctttttctagttttgtGCCTAAACGTAACCAAATTGCAactgtttcacaacgttaacacGTGTTTAAAACCGCAAGCGTTAAGTTCTCTGGTTCagatatgaggacagaaaatgctcctgtgggtcgtattttCTGCAAGTGCTAATTTATGAACCCCTCCTATGGGTCGTGTTAGAGGGGAGGAATAAACAACCTTTATCATCTAAGGCTTTTATGTATCCATGGTTGAAAGAGTGTAAAAATCCAAGGTAAACTTTGAAATGTGCATTCTAAGGAAAACACATAAATTTGGATTgaactttctattttttttttaaggtctcAGCCACCAAATAGCTCTTTTGGGATGGGATTGCTGTTGCAATCTCATGATAGCCGGCCCATATATTCCCACTGCTAGGGTCTGAGGTCTGGCAGAAAATTGAAGGCAGTCAGGTGTGGCACCGTTGTTGCCACAATGGCTCTAACATCTTTCATATTTCACACAATTTGCCAGGTTTAGAGAAACATCTTCTGCTTTTGATTGAAGTATATTGAGGACAAGTATACATTTTCAATAAGTGTATCCAAAAAGCAACTGAAAAACACTACGGCCCTACCATCTCATGCCCTTTTATGGGAATTAACGAGGTGTTTACCTTTGTTAAATAGGAGCAACGGGCTCGAGCTTTCAATTTACGAAGACATTGGGATTCATCATTCTAGTAGTCTAGTAGTAGTGTTCCTAAGGGTTTGATCAAACCGCTGGAAGTTTTTGAGCGGTGGAATAGTGCTGTCTTAAAAGGGCCGAACAGCTTTCATTTCAAATAGCAATATTGTATGTTCCTTGTAGATTCAAGTGAGTTGCTTTGACTTATGCCGGTTACTTTCTATTAATCATGTGTAATGCCTTTCAAAACCTAGTTTTACCAAGTGAAACTGTGCAACCAAACTGTCTAAAAAGAAAGCCGTTCCCATGGTGATAGCTTCCACTTGATTTTAAGCCATTTTTAATGAATTGCTCCTTTTCAAACAAAGAGCAGGCTGTAGAGTTTTTTTAAGCCATAAAAATTCAGCACCTAGCAAAGTTATCGTTGAGTCACTGCAATCGATCACAAACCCTGGTGAaccactgtttgtttttctgactCCTAAAAACTGCAGGGGTTAATGTGCCgcttaataaaaaaatgttatcgCGGTGAAGAAAGCCCTGTCCTTACCAAATCTATAAATCTGTAAAAGGCCATCGGGAGAACAGGACACCTAATCTGATTCATCTTTCTTTGACCTTATGAGAAAAAACTTTAACTTTTGCGTTAAAAATGTGCAAGGATTTAGCACAATTTGAACATAAAGTGACACTTTCTTTTGGTTTTGACGGTGAGAAAAAGCAAAATTTTGGCTGGTGGTGCAGTTTGACTAAATACAATATTCACCAACTGGTGCCAGAGGTATTTGCCTGCTGTTTTCCATCAGCGACTTTACACCTACCTGTTTATTCTCGTTATTCAAACAATTAGAAAGACTGGGATGCTgtgttcttttttgtttgttataacAGCAGTTGGAACAACAGCAGATGGACTCGGACCACGTCACTCATGGCTTTTGGCTGTGCTCACCCACAGCAGAAAAGTAGGAGGAAAAGAACATGAGTCTGGTATGGGGAATGCAGGTTCACCTCAGTCCTTCCCACAGGGGAATATTAGAGTATGAGCCAGCCAGACCCAACATCAAACCTGTTGTGCTGTAAGGTCACAAACACCCTGAAACAGGCATGGCCACTGTCCATTAGAGGGACTGaacccttttttcttcttcttttaaatcaatCTGGATCCCATGATAAGATAAGTCCAAACTCACACTGCTGAGAGTGTAACATTGTTTTGGCTTATAAATGTGTCAATTATCCCCTAATAGAGATAATGAGCTCTTATATAGTTTGCTTAATTTTTTATCTCACTGGCTTTGCATAAATGGATAATTTCTCTTTTAGCTGAAAAGCAAAGTGCTGAGTTTGGTTTAATTAACTAGTTGAATGTTAACGGTAATTAATCTACACTAAACCACTGTACAATGAATTTAAAAGCAAAGCAAGTCATAACCCACCAGATTCGAATGATCGCCTTGAAATTAAAGCTGTTTGAGTACTTAGCCTCTGTGACTCTTtccattaaaaaataaacatttgataACGCTATGATTGCTACTTAAGCATTTAATGCACATATGCATGACCATCAAAGGGGCTCCTTATCGCAACATCACACAAAAGTTCACATTATAAGACTTCATCTTTTATTTTCGTACGACAGCAGACAGTTTAAGCAGAGGAAAGATGTGTACTGCACTTTGCAAAATGTAAATTTGCAAACAAATGACAAACTAAACAGGGAGGTAGTTTCttgaaatataaaaatttaaaaaaaattaaaaataatacttTTGTTCCATAATACTCTACAGTAGTTCATGGTCACAATAATTAGCTTATAGTCTGGAGTGTCAGCCCTTCTCAGTGCCGTCTTAAATCTTTACGGTCTAGTCCGAGATCGGAGCAAAGACTCTTAAGTGATTTAGTCTGCTGTTGTGCTTTGCCTTTTTTCATTTGTGTAATAACACTCAAAGCACCCAGGTACTAAGAGACACagctaatttattatttatttcactctTACTGTTAAGGTAGAGATGCTAAGCAAAAGGTGTAAAAGCCGACATGGCCAACAGCATCGTGGCAAACACAAAAACCAGCACACCACTGACGTGATAAGGGGCCTTAAGATTGGGGTCTGTTTTATCACCAAAGCTCATAAGAATGGCTTGAAATTTTGGGTAATacagagttaaatgagaagattgtTTCTACTCTaatgtatgtactgtaatatAGCTGGAGATAGCAGTCggctatcttagcttagcataaaggctATACACCTGGAAACGGGTATAGAGTGAGCTTTAGACGTGCTGTGAGgctgattttgttacctttgcaGAGACTAGAGCTAGCTGTTTTCCCCGTTTTTATTCTAAGCTAGGCTTACCAGTCGCTTGCTCCAGCTACATACTTGCACAGTAATGGTGGGGTTATCTCTTCAACTCGCGGCAAAGAAAGCTAATAAGTATtttttcctaaaatgtcaaCTATTCAGTTAAAGCTGCATTGGGTAGAAAGCAGGATTTgaagtagagtgagacctcttcctgcagctagtggtggaagaagtatccgcagcctttacttaagtaaaagcactaataccacactgtaaaaatactgttactagtaaaagtcctgcattgcaaatgttacttaagtaaaagtatgtaagtatcataaggggaaatgtacttaaagtattacaagtaaaagtactcaatgcagaaatgtcctcacattttagaaactggaaacaatcaaaatgttctgtcaatcaacttaGTGTTTAatcgtctaatcatttcagctgtacttgtaggcctgtatattgttgggtagtttaatttataataaaacatagtattttttataaactacatgtgttttgtgtgcaaaactctTAATTTGttaagtaactaaagctgtcagattaaatggactaaaaagtacaatatttctcaataaaatgtagtggagtagaagtagaaagtggcatgaaaagaaaagactcaagtaaagtacaagtacctaaatgcttaaatacagtacttgagtaaatgtacttagttatattccaccactgcctgcagctctccctcttCCCTCTGTGTAGCACAGGCATATGCATgtgcagaacagccaatagaaatgctctctccctctttctctttctctttctctttctctctctgtctctctctctctttctctctctgtctctctctctctctctgaaatcacctgtgattggccaaagtctcccgtcacaggctagattttctaaagcctgaaaaccGAGACAAGAGGAGGTGCAGACGTTTTCTCACAGACAACCTGAATTACAACATAGTGAAAGATCAATATGAAATTTTTGCCCAATGACACCAAAAACAAATTGCCTACCACAGTTTAAGACTGTCTGGAAAAGGATCCCTTTGTCAAAATCAAGTTATAAAACCCTcagtatttcagttttgtgCTTAGGTATGTTGCATAAATTAATGTTACCACTCAGAAAATCTTTTGCCAAGTAATATTCCATCCCAAAAATGATAGAAAAATTGCAGCCATTGCACAGAGCGACTGGGGGGAATTAAGAGGGGGGCCTTAGAGCTCATTTTTGCCCTGGGGCCCCCAAGCAGAAAAATCCAGCCATGTGTGtatctttttgtgaatgtataaAGAGCTTGACCAATGATGATACACTATAAaacattacagcacacataAGTAGGGATAAAAGAAAGGTGGTGCTCACTATTCAGACTGGGAATGCCTGTAATGGAAACACTTTATGTTGAAGCTTGTAGAGACACCCAGGAGGTGGTTGATGGTGTGCACTGCCATGCCTGAATTACAATAGGACAATGAGACATAACAGCGAGTAACAAGTGGCAGTAATAGACAAAACAGGCATCTTTTTTTCACTTCGATATTTCCTTTAAGATAGTCAGGGTGACGCAGCAGTTCTGATCTAAAAGGACTTTTTCCAAGACTTGCAGAGGATCTTCTGGAAAGCATGCCTGAAGTCCCGGTTGAAGATGGTGTAGATGGCAGGGTTGAGGGAGCTGTTACAGTAGCCAATCCAGAAGAAGAATTTAAAGAGCGGGTCTGGGATTTTACAGGAGTCCCTGCACACACCGTACAGGCTGTAGCTGAAGAAAAAGGGGAACCAGCACAAAACAAACACCCCCATGACCACAGCCAGGACAAATGTAAACCTCTTTTCCCTGGCTTGAGAGACCTTTTTCCTGGCCAAGGAGCCCCGGCGACGTCTCCTCCTGGAGGCAAAGAGCTCCTTGGATTTGTTACTGACCCTGGAGATGCGAGTGGACTTTTTGGAGAGGGAGATTTTCTTTTGTCTGGCCTTCTTGGCTTTTTGGTGGTCCTCCTGCTGGGATTTGTGACCCTTGCCCTCTGAGGAGGAGCTCTCCTCCATGTCAGCATCCTCAGTCTGTTGCCCGATGGTGACGGTGCGTTGGCTGGGCGTAGGCGGGCACTGACAGTGACCATTCTCTCTCTCGCCATGGAAAGGGGAGGTGGCTTTGCTCAGTCCATTCTCGGTATGTTCAACACCATCTGGCCTGGAATTTTTTCCCGAcatggttctggttctggttttGGCCACCTGGTATATTCTGATATACACCAGCACCATAATTAAACACGGAGCGAAGAAGGACGCGATGCTGGAGGAGAGGATGTACCAAGTGTCATCATTCAGCTCGCACTGAGGCTGAGAGCTGATATCATTGTTGCGATCTATAGATATGAGCGGAGGAGACGAGATGAAAGCAGATATAAGCCAAACAATTACGATGATGCACTTGACGCGTTTGGGAGTCCGCTTCAGGTTGTACTCTACAGCCTGCGTAACGGACCAGTAGCGGTCCAGGCTTATTGCGCACAGATGAACTATAGACGAAGTGCAGAACAAAACATCCAAAGCCAGATAAATACCGCACCACACTTTTCCAAAATACCAGTAGCCCATTAGTTCATTCGCCAGAGAAAACGGCATCACCAAAGTGGCGACCAGAATGTCCGCGGTGGCCAGAGACACCAGAAAAAGGTTCTGTGGGGCTTTCAGCGCCCTGCTCGTCAACACCGCAATAACCACCAGAATATTCCCAACAACCGTAAAGAGAATGAGAAAACTCACAAGAGCAGCAATGCTGGCTATGGCTGCTAAAGAATATCCACTGTCCAGACTCCAGGAGGAATTCAGATGGACCACCGTGAACGCGTCCATTCCGCTGGCGTTAAATGAATCCATCCCTACTGTGTGCGCTTTATGTATACCCTGGAGTGGCTGGATTTCGGCATGAATTTACATCCATCCCTCTAATGGCTGAGGAGTCCATCAAAAACGGGCAGCTCCGCGGCCAATTTACCAATCTGACATGGATACGAGATTTCCACTTCACGTAGTCTTTGGGGGTTATTTGGAGCCAGTTGATCATATCTCAAGATaacttatataaataaaaaaagaatctcCCCCGCGCCCTTTCATAGTCTTGTCTCCTGATTGTCAGGAGTTGAGTTCCGTCCAGCCGCAGCTCTCCTTCCTTAAACATGGTGCGCTCTCGCTCCTAATGATGCCCCATGAGTTGTTCTCATAAAACTCACCCACTCCTGCCCCGCCCCCGCCTCACAGCATTATTTTCATATTGTTGGGATATGATAAGGCTCGGGACAAGGCTGTAGCTTAGCCCAAATTATCTCAATTtccatattattaataataagttGTTATTTTTGTGTTGTAAACAAGCATTCCCAAATTGTACAGTCAAAATGAAGGAGAAATtagttttctctttctccttcttgtCAATAATAGTTATTTATATCTTCAACTGTGCAATTTTCTGTTAATACTGTGTGCAATACTGGCTTACATTAATactgaaattatttttactgcacaatAAATCACATTTATCAGCACTATCATTGTTTACATTATTGTTTACACTGTTGTGTATATTATAGTATTCATATTTTGTTTACATATTTCATGTCTCTAttttacacacacgcacacacacacacacacacacacacacacac
This genomic window contains:
- the LOC114546115 gene encoding alpha-2 adrenergic receptor, giving the protein MDSFNASGMDAFTVVHLNSSWSLDSGYSLAAIASIAALVSFLILFTVVGNILVVIAVLTSRALKAPQNLFLVSLATADILVATLVMPFSLANELMGYWYFGKVWCGIYLALDVLFCTSSIVHLCAISLDRYWSVTQAVEYNLKRTPKRVKCIIVIVWLISAFISSPPLISIDRNNDISSQPQCELNDDTWYILSSSIASFFAPCLIMVLVYIRIYQVAKTRTRTMSGKNSRPDGVEHTENGLSKATSPFHGERENGHCQCPPTPSQRTVTIGQQTEDADMEESSSSEGKGHKSQQEDHQKAKKARQKKISLSKKSTRISRVSNKSKELFASRRRRRRGSLARKKVSQAREKRFTFVLAVVMGVFVLCWFPFFFSYSLYGVCRDSCKIPDPLFKFFFWIGYCNSSLNPAIYTIFNRDFRHAFQKILCKSWKKSF